The following are encoded together in the Gilvimarinus sp. DA14 genome:
- a CDS encoding MarR family winged helix-turn-helix transcriptional regulator codes for MDKIEEVLVALRRVIRATDLHSKKLIKTASVTGPQLLLMQILNNKGDMTISELARDMSLSQATVTTVLDRLEKRELITRVRSQQDKRKVYPQLTHKGSKILESAPTALQDDFVRRFKGLDNWEQSMIIASLQRVAEMMNADKLDASPFLDIGALDRGEIDKN; via the coding sequence ATGGACAAGATAGAAGAAGTACTGGTGGCCCTGCGTCGTGTCATCCGCGCCACCGATTTACACTCCAAAAAACTGATTAAAACTGCCAGCGTTACCGGCCCTCAATTACTGCTCATGCAGATTCTGAATAACAAAGGGGATATGACCATCAGCGAGCTGGCGCGGGATATGAGCCTTTCCCAGGCGACGGTAACCACCGTGCTTGATCGACTGGAAAAGCGCGAGCTGATTACCCGAGTGCGCTCGCAGCAGGATAAACGCAAGGTTTATCCGCAGTTGACCCACAAGGGCAGCAAAATTCTAGAGAGCGCCCCCACTGCCTTGCAAGACGATTTCGTACGTCGTTTTAAAGGCTTGGATAATTGGGAGCAAAGCATGATTATCGCCTCATTGCAGCGGGTTGCCGAAATGATGAATGCCGATAAGCTGGACGCCTCACCCTTTCTGGATATTGGCGCCCTGGATCGCGGCGAAATCGACAAGAACTAA
- the ectB gene encoding diaminobutyrate--2-oxoglutarate transaminase encodes MNIFNEMESEVQSYARSFPVVFNKAKDCYLYGEDGKQYIDFLSGAGSLNYGHNNDHLKQALLDYIAEDGITHGLDMHSAAKARFLEVFRDKILAPRDMEYVLQFTGPTGTNAVEAALKIARKVTGRTNVISFTNGFHGCSLGAVSATGNQHHRGGAGVALSDVDRMPFCGYYGRDVDTIKMIDKLLSDPSSGIDKPAAAIVEAVQGEGGLNVATTEWLQALERLCKKHDILLILDDIQAGCGRTGTFFSFEPAGIKPDIVTLSKSLSAYGLPFAVVMIKPDLDIWEPGEHNGTFRGNNHAFVTATAAIEHYWSDDKLENEIKAKAQLVTQRFKKIIEANGELTLRLKGRGLMQGIDCGTGELASKVCAQAFEHGVVIETSGNHSQIVKCFCPLTISEDALNEGLNKLEQSFAEVFAQEKLKKAS; translated from the coding sequence ATGAATATTTTTAACGAAATGGAATCGGAAGTTCAGTCTTATGCTCGCTCTTTTCCGGTAGTGTTTAACAAGGCAAAAGACTGCTACTTGTATGGTGAGGATGGTAAGCAATATATTGATTTCTTGTCCGGCGCTGGCTCTTTGAACTATGGCCACAACAATGACCACTTGAAGCAGGCTCTGCTCGATTACATTGCTGAAGACGGCATTACTCACGGTTTGGATATGCACAGTGCGGCAAAAGCCCGTTTTCTCGAGGTGTTTCGCGATAAAATTCTCGCACCGCGTGATATGGAATATGTGCTGCAATTTACCGGTCCCACCGGAACCAACGCGGTTGAGGCTGCACTGAAAATCGCGCGCAAGGTAACCGGACGCACCAATGTGATCTCGTTCACCAACGGTTTTCACGGCTGCTCGCTGGGGGCAGTTTCGGCCACCGGCAATCAGCATCACCGCGGTGGTGCAGGTGTAGCCTTGAGCGATGTGGATCGTATGCCTTTTTGTGGTTACTACGGCCGCGATGTCGATACCATTAAGATGATCGATAAACTGCTGTCAGATCCCTCCAGTGGTATCGATAAGCCGGCCGCCGCCATTGTTGAAGCGGTACAAGGTGAGGGTGGCCTGAATGTGGCAACCACTGAGTGGTTGCAGGCCCTGGAGCGTCTGTGTAAGAAGCACGACATTTTACTGATTTTGGATGATATTCAAGCCGGATGCGGCCGTACGGGTACCTTTTTTAGCTTTGAGCCCGCGGGCATTAAGCCGGACATTGTTACCCTGTCTAAATCTTTGAGCGCCTACGGCTTGCCGTTTGCAGTCGTAATGATCAAGCCGGATTTAGATATCTGGGAGCCGGGTGAGCACAATGGTACTTTCCGTGGTAACAACCACGCGTTTGTCACCGCAACTGCTGCCATTGAGCACTACTGGAGCGATGACAAGCTAGAAAATGAAATTAAGGCTAAGGCTCAGTTGGTCACCCAGCGTTTTAAGAAGATTATTGAAGCCAATGGTGAGTTAACTCTGCGCCTTAAAGGCCGCGGTTTGATGCAGGGCATTGACTGTGGCACCGGCGAGTTGGCCAGCAAAGTGTGCGCCCAGGCGTTTGAACACGGCGTTGTGATCGAAACCTCGGGTAATCACAGTCAGATTGTTAAATGCTTCTGCCCGCTCACCATCAGCGAAGACGCCTTGAACGAGGGTTTGAATAAGCTGGAGCAAAGCTTTGCCGAAGTCTTTGCCCAAGAGAAGCTGAAAAAGGCATCGTAA
- the dnaE gene encoding DNA polymerase III subunit alpha, whose translation MSASFVHLRLHTEYSLSDSIIRIKPLVARLAELGMPACAITDQTNFYGLIKFYKAMQGQGIKPIIGSDFLIAGADSESKPSLLSLLAMNDAGYKNIIALISKAYQQGQQQGIAYIKREWISEFTEGVIALSGGRLGDVGLSLLSGRKAQAAEELQTWMQLFPGRFYLELQRTGREYEEAYLHAAVDLASHAQCPVVATNDVRFLQAEDFEVHEARVCIADSRTLDDPRRERRYSEEQYLRSADEMQELFSDIPEALQNSVEIAKRCTVNIHLGEYFLPQYPIPDGMTENEFFEKVCFDGLYNRLERILDSSSPNYEADKERYEARLRFELDIILQMGFPGYFLIVMDFIQWAKDNGIPVGPGRGSGAGSLVAYSLQITDLDPLQYDLLFERFLNPERVSMPDFDVDFCMENRDKVINYVAEAYGREAVSQIITFGTMAAKAVVRDVARVLGKSYGLADKLSKLIPPTPGMTLKQALEEVELLREMLDTDADAQEIWEMAVKLEGLTRNVGKHAGGVVIAPNKLIDFSPLYCDESGKGLVTQYDKNDVEEAGLVKFDFLGLRTLTIIDWALEMINAQRRKVGEPDLDISAIDLQDAETFALLKRAETTAVFQLESRGMKDLIKRLKPDNLEDMIALVALFRPGPLDSGMVTDFVNRKHGQAEVAYPDAKYQHASLEPILKPTYGVIVYQEQVMQIAQELAGYSLGGADLLRRAMGKKKPEEMAKQRVSFESGAKDKGIDPDLAMKIFDLVEKFAGYGFNKSHSAAYALVSYQTAWLKAHYPAHFMAATMSSDMDKTDKVVTFIEECRNMGLTLLPPDVNRGELKFTVDDDNNIIYGLGAIKGLGEGPVDSIIKAREEGGPFNDLFDFCARIDPRKVNKRALEALIRSGAADNLGPGRGLDQDRAVMFAAITEAVKAAEQSAANASAGMVDLFGDVVPAAADGEEAYKEFARVHPWSMKERLQAENDTLGLYLTGHPIDEYEHEIKHLVSCRIADLTPDKNAQRIGGLVVASRTMKTKRGDTMAFITLDDRTGRIEIAVFADAFAEHRELLVKDALLLVEGQVSHDDYNNALKMRADNIKNLAEARQEKARALRLTLEGHTLGAGFGAQLKNCLEPYKDGSCPVVVDYLRSDARCELILGRDWGVRPEDDLLQRLRNEYGIDNVKLQYT comes from the coding sequence ATGTCAGCTTCATTTGTACACCTGCGCCTTCATACCGAGTACTCGCTGTCGGACAGTATTATTCGCATCAAGCCACTGGTTGCGCGCTTGGCTGAGCTGGGTATGCCTGCCTGCGCCATTACCGATCAAACTAACTTTTACGGTTTGATCAAATTCTATAAGGCTATGCAGGGGCAGGGCATCAAGCCCATCATTGGCAGCGATTTTCTAATCGCGGGCGCAGACAGTGAAAGCAAACCGAGTTTGTTGAGCCTGCTCGCGATGAACGATGCCGGCTACAAAAATATTATCGCGCTTATCTCTAAAGCGTACCAACAAGGCCAGCAGCAGGGTATCGCCTATATAAAGCGTGAGTGGATTAGTGAATTTACCGAAGGTGTGATTGCGCTTTCGGGCGGGCGCCTTGGTGATGTCGGGCTGTCTTTATTGTCCGGTCGCAAAGCACAGGCAGCCGAAGAGTTGCAAACCTGGATGCAGCTGTTTCCGGGGCGCTTTTATCTTGAGTTGCAGCGCACCGGGCGCGAATATGAAGAAGCCTATTTGCATGCCGCTGTCGATCTGGCGAGCCATGCACAGTGCCCCGTTGTGGCGACCAACGATGTTCGTTTCTTACAGGCAGAAGATTTCGAAGTACATGAGGCGCGGGTCTGTATTGCCGATAGTCGTACCCTGGACGACCCTCGGCGTGAGCGCCGCTACAGTGAAGAACAGTATTTACGCAGCGCCGATGAAATGCAGGAATTGTTCAGTGATATTCCCGAAGCTTTACAGAACTCGGTTGAGATTGCCAAGCGCTGTACCGTAAATATTCATCTTGGGGAATACTTTCTGCCGCAGTATCCCATTCCAGACGGAATGACCGAAAACGAGTTCTTCGAAAAAGTCTGTTTTGACGGTTTATACAATCGCCTGGAGCGAATTCTTGATAGCAGCTCGCCAAACTACGAGGCGGATAAAGAACGCTACGAAGCACGGCTGCGTTTTGAGCTGGATATTATCCTGCAGATGGGGTTTCCCGGCTACTTCCTGATCGTAATGGACTTTATTCAGTGGGCCAAGGATAACGGTATTCCGGTGGGGCCTGGGCGGGGTTCCGGTGCCGGCTCTCTGGTGGCCTATTCACTGCAGATTACCGACCTGGATCCGCTGCAATACGATTTGCTGTTTGAGCGCTTTCTGAATCCCGAGCGGGTTTCCATGCCCGACTTTGACGTGGATTTCTGTATGGAAAACCGCGACAAGGTGATTAACTATGTCGCTGAGGCCTATGGTCGTGAAGCGGTAAGCCAAATTATTACCTTCGGTACCATGGCGGCCAAGGCTGTGGTGCGCGATGTGGCGCGGGTATTGGGGAAATCCTACGGGCTTGCCGACAAACTCTCCAAACTGATTCCACCCACTCCGGGTATGACGCTGAAGCAAGCGCTTGAAGAGGTAGAGCTGCTGCGAGAGATGCTCGACACTGATGCGGATGCTCAGGAAATTTGGGAGATGGCGGTTAAGCTTGAGGGCTTAACTCGTAACGTGGGTAAGCACGCCGGTGGTGTGGTTATCGCCCCTAACAAGCTGATTGATTTCTCGCCGCTTTACTGTGATGAATCGGGTAAAGGCCTGGTCACCCAATACGATAAAAACGATGTGGAAGAGGCCGGACTGGTTAAGTTCGACTTCCTGGGACTTCGGACTCTAACCATTATTGACTGGGCGCTTGAAATGATTAACGCCCAGCGGCGCAAAGTGGGTGAGCCCGACCTGGATATCAGCGCTATCGATTTGCAGGATGCGGAGACTTTTGCGCTGTTAAAACGCGCCGAAACTACCGCGGTGTTTCAGTTGGAATCCCGCGGCATGAAAGACCTGATTAAGCGGCTTAAGCCAGATAACCTGGAAGATATGATCGCTCTGGTGGCGCTGTTCCGTCCGGGCCCGCTGGATTCCGGCATGGTAACTGACTTTGTTAACCGCAAGCATGGTCAGGCCGAGGTGGCTTACCCAGATGCCAAGTATCAACACGCCAGCCTTGAGCCCATTTTAAAACCTACCTATGGTGTTATCGTTTACCAAGAACAGGTAATGCAGATCGCCCAGGAGCTTGCCGGTTATAGTTTGGGTGGCGCCGATTTGCTGCGCCGCGCAATGGGTAAGAAAAAGCCCGAAGAAATGGCGAAGCAGCGGGTAAGTTTTGAGTCCGGTGCGAAAGATAAGGGGATCGATCCGGACCTTGCGATGAAAATCTTTGACCTGGTGGAGAAGTTCGCCGGTTACGGTTTTAACAAGTCGCACTCCGCCGCTTACGCTTTGGTGTCTTATCAAACCGCTTGGCTGAAAGCCCATTATCCGGCGCACTTTATGGCGGCCACCATGAGCTCGGATATGGATAAGACCGATAAAGTTGTTACCTTTATCGAAGAGTGTCGCAACATGGGGCTCACTCTTCTGCCTCCCGATGTTAACCGTGGCGAGCTTAAATTTACGGTCGACGACGATAACAATATTATTTACGGCTTGGGCGCTATTAAAGGTCTGGGCGAAGGGCCGGTCGACAGTATTATCAAAGCCCGGGAAGAAGGCGGCCCATTTAACGATTTGTTCGACTTCTGTGCGCGTATTGATCCGCGCAAAGTCAATAAACGTGCATTAGAGGCTCTAATTCGTTCCGGTGCCGCCGATAATTTAGGCCCTGGACGCGGGTTGGATCAGGATCGCGCCGTTATGTTTGCAGCTATCACAGAAGCGGTAAAAGCTGCCGAGCAAAGCGCTGCAAATGCCAGTGCTGGTATGGTGGACTTATTTGGCGATGTGGTGCCTGCAGCGGCTGATGGTGAAGAGGCTTACAAAGAATTTGCCCGTGTGCACCCCTGGTCGATGAAAGAACGCTTGCAGGCCGAAAATGATACCTTGGGGCTTTACCTTACGGGCCATCCTATTGATGAATATGAACACGAAATCAAACACCTGGTTTCCTGCCGTATTGCTGACCTGACCCCGGATAAAAATGCTCAGCGAATTGGTGGTCTGGTGGTGGCGTCGCGCACTATGAAAACCAAGCGCGGTGATACCATGGCTTTTATTACCCTGGATGACCGCACCGGTCGGATAGAGATTGCTGTGTTTGCCGATGCTTTTGCTGAGCATCGCGAGCTGTTGGTTAAAGATGCGCTGTTGTTGGTCGAGGGGCAGGTAAGTCACGACGATTATAATAATGCGCTGAAGATGCGCGCCGATAACATCAAAAACCTGGCCGAAGCCCGACAGGAAAAGGCGCGTGCATTGCGGCTCACCCTTGAGGGGCACACCCTGGGGGCAGGGTTTGGTGCGCAGCTTAAAAACTGTCTCGAGCCCTACAAAGATGGCAGTTGTCCGGTGGTTGTGGATTATCTACGTTCCGATGCCCGCTGTGAGTTAATCTTGGGGCGTGACTGGGGGGTTCGCCCCGAAGATGATCTGCTGCAAAGGTTGCGTAACGAATATGGTATAGACAATGTTAAGTTGCAATATACCTAG
- the rnhB gene encoding ribonuclease HII, which produces MEPFVSVYTGHLFAGVDEVGRGPLAGDVVAAAVVLDTAQPIAGLADSKKLTEKRREVLFDEIKQRALSYCIARATVAEIDDINILQASLLAMSRAVNGLTVQPEHVLVDGNKIPRWSYPAEAVVKGDSRVPAISAASILAKVTRDREMVAMDAEYPGYGFALHKGYPTKAHLLALEQHGPCKAHRISFGPVKRQLEQLEMF; this is translated from the coding sequence ATGGAGCCTTTTGTCAGTGTTTATACCGGTCATCTGTTTGCTGGCGTAGACGAAGTTGGCCGCGGCCCTTTAGCGGGGGACGTGGTTGCCGCAGCGGTTGTCCTTGATACCGCGCAGCCGATTGCCGGCTTAGCGGACTCAAAAAAGCTGACTGAAAAGCGTCGCGAAGTCTTATTTGACGAAATTAAGCAGCGGGCTTTGTCCTATTGTATTGCGCGTGCCACGGTGGCGGAAATCGACGATATTAATATTCTTCAGGCCAGTTTATTAGCTATGAGCCGGGCCGTTAACGGATTGACGGTGCAGCCAGAGCATGTGTTGGTTGATGGTAACAAGATTCCCCGCTGGTCTTACCCGGCCGAAGCTGTGGTAAAGGGTGATAGCAGAGTTCCCGCTATAAGCGCCGCGTCGATTTTGGCCAAGGTTACCCGCGACCGAGAAATGGTAGCCATGGATGCAGAATATCCAGGCTACGGTTTTGCTTTACACAAAGGCTATCCCACCAAAGCGCATTTACTGGCGCTGGAACAACACGGCCCATGCAAAGCCCACCGTATCAGTTTTGGTCCGGTGAAACGTCAACTTGAACAGTTGGAAATGTTTTAA
- the ectA gene encoding diaminobutyrate acetyltransferase, whose protein sequence is MSDSVELRHPTSEDGYAVNQLVAANPPLDPNSIYCNLLQCSHFADTAVAAFKDGQMVGFVSGYVPPSMPHVLFVWQIVVDKAGRGLGLAKKLVKAQLDSPACKEVTHIHTTITPDNDASWGLFRSLAKDLSAELKSGVYFEKDKHFGGVHDDEHLLEIGPISR, encoded by the coding sequence ATGTCGGATTCTGTAGAGTTACGTCACCCCACCTCTGAAGATGGATATGCCGTTAATCAACTAGTGGCTGCCAACCCCCCGCTGGACCCGAACTCCATTTACTGCAACCTGCTGCAGTGCTCGCATTTTGCAGACACGGCAGTGGCGGCCTTTAAAGACGGCCAAATGGTGGGGTTTGTCTCCGGTTATGTGCCGCCGTCCATGCCCCATGTGCTGTTTGTTTGGCAGATTGTGGTGGATAAAGCAGGGCGCGGCCTTGGTTTGGCAAAAAAGCTGGTGAAAGCGCAGCTGGATAGTCCCGCCTGCAAAGAAGTGACTCATATCCACACGACGATTACTCCTGATAACGACGCCTCCTGGGGGCTGTTTCGCTCTCTGGCTAAAGATTTGAGCGCCGAGCTGAAAAGCGGCGTGTACTTTGAAAAAGACAAGCACTTTGGCGGTGTGCACGATGATGAGCACCTGCTTGAGATTGGGCCTATTAGCCGTTAA
- a CDS encoding error-prone DNA polymerase, which yields MYTELYCQSNYSFLLGASHPEELVLQAAQLGYQGIAITDECSVAGLVKAYTAIKEHNLSLKLIAGSLLKVSASLRVIVICPSRQAYAELCRVISNARRRAPKNNYQVSQWDLASLKESFLIWLPSFEDDDDKWGKWLKKRHSNRVWIGISKQLTQGEAQHLKKTEQLAQKYQIPLVACGAVLMHHPKRLPLQQALHARKLGLSIQKAGRQLLSNAERSLRSLAKISELYSADSVQETQRICAACHFDFGELKYEYPSEIIPPQHTAISYLRQRVEEGAQKRFGTNTPKKIKQKIEKELKLIAELNYAHFFLTIDDIARFARQQGILYQGRGSSANSVVCYCLEITAVDPRHIDVLFERFISKERNEPPDIDVDFEHERREEVIQYIYQKYGRERAALAASVISYRFKSALKEMGKALGFNESQLDFFVKNIDTRDINKSWQHQLIELGLAEGAANTERLISLTEQLIGFPRHLSQHVGGFVISRGPLYELVPVENAAMPERTVIQWDKDDLESLGLLKVDVLALGMLTALRKAFALIDTHYKRQCKLHQITARMDDQAVFQSLHNADSVGLFQIESRAQMAMLPRIKPVCYYDLVVQIAIVRPGPIQGGMVTPYLNRRAGLEAPEYPSAELQQVLERTLGVPIFQEQVIQLAMVAAGFSGGEADALRRAMGSWGKSGKLLQFKRKLIIGMESKGYQREFAERIFEQILGFGEYGFPESHSASFALLAYASAWLKYYYPLPFYCSLLNSQPMGFYSASQLLQDAKRHGCQILPVCINRSFSDYSLEKTESGLALRVGLRQIKGLPPADIEKLLHNRNTPFSSIQEVKKIGLSASAINALASADAFYSLSPNRYQVRWSLMEKQAQPLNSKETNYSLQSCPSRTDNMLEDFQSLGLSLKDHPLHLLRQAGLLPKCLCATELKYQRHGALVNVAGLVVGRQRPGTASGVTFMTLEDHTGNSNVIVWSATASAQRRAFYASTILLVKGVVEHAQGVTHVVAGRLIDISHLLGKLEHKSRDFH from the coding sequence ATGTACACCGAGCTTTACTGCCAGAGCAACTATTCTTTCTTATTGGGTGCCTCTCACCCAGAAGAGCTGGTACTGCAAGCCGCGCAGCTCGGTTATCAAGGCATAGCTATTACCGATGAATGTTCCGTGGCCGGCCTGGTGAAAGCCTATACTGCCATCAAAGAACATAACCTTTCCCTAAAGCTCATCGCGGGAAGCTTGCTCAAAGTCAGTGCCAGCCTCCGCGTTATTGTGATATGCCCCAGCCGCCAAGCCTATGCGGAGCTTTGCCGTGTTATCAGTAATGCGCGACGCCGGGCCCCAAAAAATAACTATCAAGTTTCCCAATGGGATCTCGCCTCGTTAAAAGAAAGCTTTCTAATCTGGCTGCCGAGCTTTGAAGATGACGACGACAAATGGGGCAAATGGTTAAAGAAGCGGCACAGTAATCGCGTATGGATAGGAATAAGCAAACAACTCACGCAGGGCGAGGCACAACACCTGAAAAAAACTGAACAGCTGGCACAGAAATATCAGATTCCTTTAGTGGCCTGTGGCGCAGTGCTTATGCACCACCCCAAACGCCTCCCTCTACAACAAGCCCTGCACGCCCGCAAGCTAGGGCTCAGCATCCAAAAAGCTGGCCGCCAACTGCTAAGCAACGCCGAGAGAAGCCTGCGCTCACTGGCAAAAATCTCAGAGCTATACAGTGCAGATTCTGTGCAAGAAACACAGAGAATATGCGCTGCCTGCCATTTCGATTTCGGAGAGCTTAAATACGAGTATCCAAGTGAAATCATTCCCCCACAACATACCGCAATCAGTTATTTGCGGCAAAGAGTAGAGGAAGGAGCACAGAAGCGCTTTGGCACAAATACGCCAAAAAAAATCAAACAGAAAATAGAGAAAGAGTTAAAACTTATTGCAGAGCTAAACTACGCTCACTTTTTTCTGACTATCGACGACATAGCAAGATTCGCCCGCCAACAAGGGATTTTATATCAGGGGCGGGGGTCTTCGGCCAACTCTGTGGTTTGCTATTGCCTGGAAATTACCGCCGTCGATCCGCGCCATATCGATGTTCTATTTGAGCGCTTTATTTCTAAAGAGAGAAATGAACCCCCGGATATCGATGTAGACTTTGAGCATGAGAGACGCGAAGAGGTCATTCAATACATTTATCAAAAATATGGGCGCGAGCGAGCGGCTTTGGCCGCCAGCGTTATCTCTTACCGTTTCAAAAGTGCCCTTAAAGAGATGGGCAAAGCCCTGGGCTTTAACGAGTCGCAGTTGGATTTTTTTGTTAAAAATATTGACACTCGAGACATCAATAAAAGCTGGCAGCATCAGTTAATAGAGCTAGGCCTAGCAGAGGGCGCGGCAAACACAGAACGTCTGATATCGCTGACAGAGCAACTGATAGGTTTTCCTCGACATTTATCTCAGCATGTCGGGGGCTTTGTAATCTCTCGGGGGCCACTCTACGAGCTGGTACCGGTTGAAAACGCAGCCATGCCCGAGCGCACTGTTATTCAGTGGGACAAAGACGATTTGGAGTCTCTGGGTTTACTAAAAGTCGATGTGTTGGCACTGGGCATGCTGACGGCGCTGCGTAAAGCGTTTGCGCTAATCGATACACATTACAAAAGGCAATGTAAACTTCATCAAATTACGGCCCGCATGGATGATCAGGCTGTTTTTCAGAGCTTACACAATGCCGATAGCGTGGGGCTTTTCCAAATAGAGTCGCGAGCCCAAATGGCAATGCTACCGCGCATAAAACCTGTGTGTTATTACGACCTGGTGGTGCAAATCGCCATAGTTCGACCTGGCCCCATTCAAGGCGGCATGGTAACACCTTACCTAAACCGACGGGCGGGCCTTGAAGCACCGGAGTACCCCTCTGCCGAACTGCAACAAGTGCTGGAGCGCACTCTGGGCGTACCTATTTTTCAAGAACAAGTCATACAGCTGGCAATGGTGGCCGCAGGATTCAGTGGTGGCGAAGCCGACGCACTGCGCCGAGCCATGGGAAGCTGGGGAAAATCGGGCAAGCTGTTACAGTTCAAACGCAAACTCATTATCGGCATGGAAAGCAAAGGCTATCAACGGGAGTTTGCCGAGCGAATATTTGAACAAATCCTCGGCTTTGGTGAATACGGTTTTCCCGAATCCCACTCCGCCAGCTTTGCACTGCTTGCCTACGCATCAGCCTGGCTAAAATATTACTACCCCCTGCCCTTTTACTGCAGCCTGCTAAACAGCCAGCCAATGGGGTTTTACAGTGCATCCCAATTGCTACAAGACGCCAAGCGTCATGGTTGCCAGATATTGCCGGTATGTATTAATCGCTCCTTCAGCGACTACTCTCTAGAGAAAACAGAAAGTGGACTTGCCCTGCGGGTTGGTCTGCGTCAAATAAAAGGATTGCCACCGGCCGACATAGAAAAACTACTGCATAATCGCAACACACCCTTTAGCAGCATCCAAGAGGTAAAAAAAATCGGACTGTCGGCCTCAGCTATTAACGCCCTGGCCAGTGCCGATGCATTTTATAGCCTTAGCCCCAATCGCTATCAGGTACGCTGGTCACTGATGGAAAAGCAGGCTCAGCCTTTAAATTCAAAAGAAACAAACTACAGCTTGCAAAGCTGCCCCAGCCGTACCGACAATATGCTGGAAGATTTTCAAAGCTTGGGGTTAAGCTTAAAAGATCATCCCCTACATTTATTGCGGCAAGCAGGTCTATTGCCCAAATGCCTCTGTGCCACCGAGTTAAAATATCAGCGACATGGCGCACTGGTAAATGTGGCCGGTTTAGTGGTTGGCAGACAGCGACCCGGCACCGCCAGCGGCGTAACTTTTATGACTCTGGAAGATCACACTGGCAATAGCAATGTGATTGTCTGGTCTGCCACGGCCAGTGCGCAAAGGCGGGCATTTTATGCCTCTACTATTTTATTGGTTAAGGGCGTGGTTGAGCACGCCCAGGGTGTGACCCATGTGGTGGCCGGCAGATTAATTGATATTAGCCATTTACTGGGAAAGCTAGAACATAAATCCAGAGACTTTCATTAA
- a CDS encoding DNA polymerase Y family protein, translating into MDWLYLNFPSLQLDTLMEAHSPTAIVCTKHLKILQRNQSAAAKGIDKNMGLAMASALCGELQVHAYNLKLEQQQLEVLAHRLYHCCADLSLIETQGIALHTKPMLRYYRGFNGYWKAIARELKQANVNFSAAAGSNPLIAKACAMGHTVNTSPIKDNKFATVHLTQTDLEPKVIQGLERIGIRYLSDLLAIPLPELADRLDSQSIDYLRQLTDKKPIKLARFSPSDYFFARRELNYPCQSSEGLLAWLPELLEALQLYLRQRAQLARELILRLYFCEQTPLQIKILSNKGTQCPKTWLRLLSLKLENLSLEHPFHAFSLEARNNQASKENSDLFGQHSGTPINELLSLLQARLPPDAFSWPQAGNDHRPELSGNAQPLSQTVSLPLRPAFLTEKPPTLVAPVVIISGPERITTGWWDDKPVLRDYYIVRDKKGRWLWAYRELGGIQARKAWYLHGYFS; encoded by the coding sequence ATGGACTGGCTTTACCTGAATTTTCCCAGCCTACAGCTGGATACTCTGATGGAAGCTCACTCGCCCACAGCGATTGTCTGCACCAAGCACCTAAAAATTTTACAGCGCAACCAAAGCGCTGCCGCTAAAGGCATAGACAAAAACATGGGACTGGCAATGGCGAGCGCTCTGTGCGGTGAGCTGCAGGTACACGCCTACAACCTTAAGCTTGAACAGCAGCAACTGGAGGTGCTGGCACACCGTCTTTATCACTGCTGCGCAGACTTAAGTCTCATTGAGACCCAGGGTATCGCCCTGCACACTAAACCTATGCTGCGCTACTACCGCGGTTTTAACGGCTACTGGAAAGCCATTGCTCGAGAATTAAAGCAGGCCAACGTAAATTTCAGCGCCGCAGCCGGCAGTAATCCCTTAATCGCTAAAGCCTGCGCAATGGGGCATACAGTAAATACATCACCTATAAAGGACAACAAATTTGCGACTGTCCATCTAACCCAGACAGATCTTGAGCCCAAAGTTATTCAGGGATTAGAGCGTATCGGCATACGCTACTTGAGCGACCTGCTGGCCATACCTTTACCAGAGCTGGCGGACAGGCTCGACTCACAGAGCATTGATTATTTACGCCAGTTAACCGACAAAAAACCCATTAAGCTGGCACGCTTTAGCCCCAGTGATTATTTTTTTGCCCGCCGAGAGCTCAACTACCCCTGCCAGAGCAGCGAAGGTCTGCTGGCTTGGCTACCCGAATTATTAGAGGCCCTGCAACTGTATCTGCGCCAACGAGCACAACTGGCACGTGAACTTATTCTGCGTCTTTACTTTTGTGAGCAAACGCCTTTGCAGATAAAAATCCTTAGCAACAAGGGTACCCAGTGTCCAAAAACCTGGCTGCGCTTGCTATCGCTTAAGTTAGAAAACCTCAGTCTCGAACACCCCTTTCACGCCTTTTCCCTGGAGGCACGCAACAACCAAGCGAGCAAAGAAAATAGCGATTTATTTGGCCAGCACTCGGGCACGCCAATCAATGAGTTATTGAGTTTATTGCAGGCCAGACTGCCGCCGGATGCCTTTAGCTGGCCACAGGCGGGTAACGACCACCGCCCCGAGCTGTCCGGCAACGCCCAGCCGCTATCGCAAACAGTCTCCCTACCTCTACGCCCGGCGTTTTTAACTGAAAAGCCACCCACACTCGTGGCCCCCGTGGTTATTATCAGCGGGCCGGAGCGCATCACTACAGGCTGGTGGGACGACAAACCAGTACTGCGAGATTACTACATCGTCAGAGATAAAAAAGGTCGCTGGCTTTGGGCCTATCGCGAATTAGGTGGCATACAGGCAAGAAAAGCCTGGTATTTGCATGGCTATTTTAGCTAG